In Plasmodium vivax chromosome 14, whole genome shotgun sequence, the genomic window GGACCCAATTCGTTCTCTTCTTCGAACCCGTTTGAAGTGCTCTTAAGAAGATTCTCTCCGTTTATTTCCTTCCTCTCTAAGTGCTCCATGCCttgtattattatatcaTCATAATTGGCAAAACTTCCTAGCACATTTGAAATGGAGCATTTGTAGTGAGACTTTAGTTTCTCCCTCTGACGCTTAAAGACTTGTTCTGGCTGTTCGAAACTcctgttttttcttataactTCATTTCCTTTCATTTCcagttttttcatttgattCCTCGCATCGTAATTTATTGCAGAGTCGCTAAAATTTCGCTCATACTGCATGACGTTCTTAATCTTTGCGGTTATATTTTCGGGCAACGTTGCGGCAGTTTCTTCCTGTGTATGTTCCTCGAAACGGACACAAAGAAGGTTTCctcctttcttcttcttctcctcctcctccttttctccAAGTTTTGCTTTCTCTGCACCGGGCGTATGTTCATTTTCTGAATGATTTGCTGCTGTTCCGTTTTGGTCGCCCGGGTCAATTTCGCAATCTTCCCCACTGTCCTTTGCGCaccgttttgccttttctccGCCACTCGCTACGCACTCATTATTACTTattgtgtttattttatagTGGGGGGAAACTTCCGCTGGACATGCCTGGTTGACGCTTTTCACCACCGGGTTATCTACCTCTTGGTCATGCAAATCTGCAGATccctttttgctaatttgccCAGTTTGCTGTTCATTCTGGCTAGTGCTTGGTGCACTTGGCTCTGGCTCCCCCTTCTGAGGCTCCACCGACTCGGTTTCTTCTCCACGTTCGCACTCAAATAGGCTTGTTTTCTGCCCCTCACTGTTCCCATTTGGTGCCACATTTTCAGGGTCACTTGCTGGATTGAGGCTTCCTctttgttccccccttttttcaggAACCGCTTCGTCATTTACCGTTATGCCAaattggctgtttttttttttcgttgcgTCTACGTCTTCACTGCAAAGTTGCACATTGAGCGAGACCGacattgcctttttttcccttttcgcatGCTTTGCATCCTCCACGGCGGGTTCCTTCGACTCTTCTGCAAATGTTACTCctttggaattttttcttttcccttctgCGGCTTCGTCTACCTCACTGCACAGTTGAACCTCATCTGAaaacattaattttttttttacctttttttcctttttcacttcttGCATCTTAACATCTTCTAAAATTTCATGGGAGCTATTTCTGCTTCCCCATGTATCGTCACGTTGGTTTGTTCGTCTGCTCTGCTTCAAAAAGGGCATCTCTTCTGTTTCTCCACAAATGTCCCTATCGTTCGAGTGGCTCCCCTTTGTACATCGATCGCTACCCAGAGTGgcctcctcttcccctccaATTTCACCATAACTGCAACCCCTTTTGGACTTGAAATTTTCCCGTGAAGAGCACTCCTCTATTTCGTCAGAAAACATCacgccttttttcttcttcttcttcccattttttcccaaaagagCACTACTGCTGGTGCCATCTCCCTTTATGCGAAATGGCTGCTCTTCTGCTGTGTCTCCATGTGTGTGTACCCCCCCACTGCCGTCATAATTatttgcaaatttaaaaTCACTTGAGTTTCTCTCCGATAGGGAGTCCTGCCCAGTGCTGCCCTTGGAGTAGCTTTTCGGTAGGCATTCTCCGCTTACAAATTTGAAGTAAGAGCTTCTGCTaatggaagaaaattttgattCTCTCTGACTGGCGTACCGATTTAGGGACAAGGATCTCCTGTACCCTAGTGCCGCTCCCGCGTCCAATCCCGCTTCGAATTCTGCTTCTAATTCcgcgtcctcctcctgctcttCACCGCGACCTCGCAGTTGATAAttgtctccccccctccacttCTTATCCCTCTCGTCGCTGTCCTCCACTgcgtgcttctccccctcctcgtcGTCAAACGTGTCGATTATATTCCCCAGAGCCCTTCGAATGTCCGAGCTGCTGGAAAAAACGGTCTTCTTCCTGTTCACAATTGTATACTTTCTTAATGGGTTTTTGTAAAAGGACTTGTTGCTTTCACATGCGGATATGTAGGCAAATGCGGGAGAcagaaaattgcaaaagaGGCCGCAAATTAAACTTGTATAATTAAACGCATCTGAGAAGATGATGCCATTTGAAAATATCCATGCGGATAAAAAGGGCGCGATgcatccaaaaaaaaaagcggcgtTATCGGAGCAGATGTCCAAATTCATTAAATCATAACGCATGGATATAGACCCCGTGATGACTTTAGGGGCTACAGCGACGAAGTTAAAGAGGTACAAAACTGAGGTGTTAATATTTTGAAACGAATTGTTCAGGCAAAATATGAGGCCAAATATGAAGTAGAAAATACTGCTCAAAATGACTGTGAGCCAGATAGCTTTGGATACATTTACATCATCCGTTATTTCATTTCCCCATGAGGGGATGTTACTCACGAATCCGTAAGAATCGATAAAATTGGCGAAGGTTTTTCCCATGCAGTAGCTTTTTATTCCTTCTATCCTGCTTATCATGTGGTACAAATTTGTAAAgaacattttgttttgcttctgcgcttcttcccccccgttagGGTAGCGCGCCCCGCTAAATTTGCCCCCTTCGCGATTGTTCTGTTCGTCCGTTTTGCGCCTCTCCCGTTGGCGATCCGCCCCTTTGCGctcctcccctttggagTGTCTCCACTCGGCCCCGTTCCAACTTGCAACTCCCCCACCGCTTCTCTCCAGTGAGTGATAAATTTTGTACACCGAATAAAAATGCCGCAGCGAGGCAGCCTTTTTGGCATTCATCCCGTATGAGCAACTGGAAACggtgaagtaaaaaatactGTTGCGGAAAATGTATGCCTTCTTTTGGTACAAAGGGTTTAGCGAAAGACAGGAGCAGCTGAATGTTTTGCCTCTTCTGTGTAGGGACCCCCTCTGTACCTCCCTCTGTACCTCCCTCTGGAGGTTTCCCCAAACATGACTGCTCCTAACCAccctttcattttctccaCTTTCCACTGAAAAGGGGTTTCTTCCAAACTGGTCCTTAACTGGGCACCGATCAAAAAACGGATCAGCTCTACACAActggggattttttttcacatgatTTATGTCTTTATATTTGAGATAATTTTTCACCAAATCAGTTTCTAAATGGGCCCTATTTAATATCAAATTGTTATGCACGTCCACTTTGCTGAGTGTCCCATTTTGGTCCACATAATTCTGGGAGAGCAAATATATGGTGGAGGAAACGGAGAGATACAAAAAAGACGTcataaaaatcataaaaacgACATACTGATAATTTATAGTTTCTTCCAACCCTTTGGATgataaatgtatacatataattgCATTGATGATGTAGCCTATGGTCACCCCCCCGATGACCACCGTTTCGTAGTGCCCCGTGCTGGAGTAGTAATAACCATTGTACATGGTatccaaaagggaaagagaaCATTTTGATACCTTTATTTGGGGATAAACTTGAAATAAAATGGTACTtccaaataattttataatgaaaatgtcTACGATCTTTGATATGACAAGTATTCcacaaatattattacataaatttcCCAAGTGGTAGAGAAAGGAgacaaatttatattttttattcgacatgaaatattttataactgcGCTGTACTCTATTCTCTGCTCgaaatttttgttcttcggTATCATCGTCATGGCTCTTAATATCATCAGGCTGCAAAAAACGGCCACTGAGCAGACGAACAGGTTTCCGAAAATTACTGGGATCCATCCTACTTCATCTATTAGGCTTGGAATGTCAAATAGGCCTGCGAATGTGAGTGAAAGGGGCGCCACTTCGTGAGTAGAGACTTTTGTGTGCGTGTGGTGGTGGGGGGTTATGAGGCCCTTCGGTGTGGCTTCTAGGAAGCTTATCATTTGGCTCACTCTGCTAATCGTtccgttttcccctttttttttccccctttttttacgcctCTCTTTTGTTGCGAGGCCTACGCCAGCTGCCACCCAAACCAGACAACCGCGCACCACCTCTCAAAGGCCGCCTACCTGATCCTATGCTCTGgttaaatatgtatataaacgAAGCAAAGGGCCCAATCGTTTTGGTGTATTTCCATGTTATGGTACGAAACCGTTTGCGGCTCCTCACAAATTTctgttttccattttttttcttataattaaGAAGAGATATATTTGGTAAccattttatattcattttcaCAAAGGAGCGTGCGAAATGAACTCACGACGGAGGAGGGAACAAATGGATGGGGGGGCATCCAACCATTATGGTTAACAGGGCTGTGCGTGTATAAATGTGTGGCCCCCTTACCCTTACTTCAGAGTGCTGAACTGGGACTCCCCCGAAGGGTGTTCCTTGCGCAggttatatgtacatacacgtacacacacatacgcatGTGTGCACACAATATATGCACGTGTTTGCGCAAATATAGTGACAACTTCGagcgaaaaggcaaaaaaaaaaaaaaaacagtaaaataaaataatgctTACTACCAATGGAGTGGCGCGAAAAACTCACATGTGCATTTTAATTCGTTGCATTGCGCAGTTCTACACATTTTACGCGAACGCAAATAATGGTTACACGGGCAGCTCTAcacattattaatttaatcgAAAAGTACGCATGAAACGGCTGTTTTGTTGCACATTCgcagtttccttttttttccacttctgcgaggacattttttcattaacgGAAGTGAGAAGGTGTTAAAATGTTGCAGTTGTTTTAGCCCAAACGCGCGTACACATTTGTGGATATGCCATTTGACAGTTTGTCCCCCCTTTTAGccaagcttttttttttttttttgctgtcgCGCGGGAAAATTTCCCCTGAATTTTAAGCGAGCGCGGGGCACACCTTAAGGTGTATCTGTCATGTGGATGGGCaaatatacacatgcacatgtatacatAGTTGCATGTTTACACGTATactatatacacatgtgccaGCTGAACAGTGTCACGCAAATTGGTGCCATTTAACAGGATTTCCAAAGCCATCATCGGTTAAACTGCTAACGTGGAGGAAATAAGGTCCATCGCAAATTGCTCATgacgtttttttcttaatgcAAATGGTTTCCATTTCGCGcgagcttaaaaaaaaaaaaaaaaaagagagggagagggagagaGGGAGGGTACACTTTTAAGTTCATGAAGACAATGTTTCCCAccgaatggaaaaaagaagctgcAAATGGAATAAAAACTGGgaattatactttttttttatgttattgtAGAGCTGTTTAATTGGCCATATAAGAATTTAcgttaatttaaaaaaaaaagaaaaaacaaaaaaaaaaaaaaatgcacagcaAAACCGCGACTGAAGCGTTACATTCGCAAAACGCAATTTAAGAAGCATTTCGTGAAAAGAGCCTTTGCAGGGCATAATGAtatgttcccctttttctttcactcTTAAGACAGTTTGCACTGAAAGCTGTGCAGTTGCGGGTCAACCAATTTTGtctataaattaaaaatggttGTTTGGCCGTTAAATTTGGGCTGCTTGCTTGGTCGGCAGCCCCTTCCGGCCATTCGTTTGATTCGCCCCAATTGGTCACAATGCGGAATGTTCGCCCAATTCGATGAAGTTCCTTTCCTTTCAACCCACAGattaatgcatttttaaaaagaactcACCCCAGCTGTTACACACACAGCACGCGGACCATTTCATTGTTCCGTGCGTCAATTTCGGCAAGCTCTTTCATCCCAATTTAGTCCTTTTTGTGAACACGCTTAGGCAGTATGACATCGTAAACAAACCAgtagaggggaaaaatgtgcaatgtggcatatatacacacacgaTTGTTGAAAGGGGGACGAAGACCATTCAAAATgtgttaagaaaaaaacttaCATTACACATAAGTTGTCGCCATGTGGTGGTTATGCGATAGGGCTGTACGTACAAATGTGTATGTAgattttttccgtttttttttttaaccaactttatgtttattttgcattaatGTGAATATTCTAAACAGCTATTTGTTTGTTCATTTgcttgctattttttttttttttttttttttttttgggccgttgttcaggtaaaacATCGTTCACAAAATGGCTGTTCATCCCCAGTTGGCAATCACGAAGGGGGCACAGCGTGACTGCCACTTTGGGGTATTTTCTGATGCTGGAGAAAAGGGCAAATGTGCGGTTTTACATTGACGTGTTCGTTTTCGCTGGGTCAGCAAAAGTGCGCAGTGCGAACAGTTAAGCACCATTTGGAGTAACAGCGTTATTGCAAACTGTTCTCTTTATGATGGCGCGTTCGCGCACTGCGTGAGGCGTTCATACGATGTGGCAGCGTTTTGCGGCAGATTTGCGGCAAAATtgaggcaattttttttgcagcctTTTAGCAACCGTTGGGTAACtgtttggcaattttttagcAACATAGCAGCGCTGTGGAAAATTCTACCCCCCTCGCTCGCAATTGCCTCGAACTGCTTGCCAGCCCGTGTACCCACTTTCTCCGCCGCCAAAATGTCGTTCATGCTGCAGCACTTAAACAGCGGCTGGGCCGTTGACCAGGCGATAATAAACGAGGAAGAAAGGCTCGTTTGCATCCGCTTCGGCCATGATTACGATCCCGACTGCATGAAAATGGATGAATTACTATACAAAGTTGCtgaagatataaaaaatttctgcGTAATATATTTGGTAGATATAACTGAGGTACCCGAATTTAACACCATGTACGAGCTGTATGACCCAGTTTCCGTCATGTTCTTTTATCGCAACAAACATATGATGATAGATTTAGGCACAGGGAACAACAACAAAATTAACTGGCCCATGAATAATAAGCAGGAGTTTATTGACATCGTTGAAACCATTTTTAGGGGTGCAAGAAAGGGAAGAGGGTTGGTTATATCGCCCAAGGATTACTCGACCAAGTATAAGTACTAAAttgggtggaaaaaaaaaaaaaaaaataatgcatgTGTTTGTGGAAAATGGGGAGGTAGGAAGATCAGGCAAAGGAATTCCCCCCCAATTgcacttcctctttttttttttttttttaaagtaaaatatacaCACTATACCGCGTGCGGTGAGTGTGTTGCGTAGTTCTTTTCTCCAGCTTCCTAGGGCATAAAAAGTCGATGGTGACATTAGTGCTCCTGTGAGTGCAGCCCATTTTGTTAGGACTGATACCTCCCCGCATGTGTAGACTCACGTGTGCGTATTTACTCATTGCGCGCGCcatttagcaaaaaaatgcgaacTTTTCCcacttcataattttttgacgttttttaatttatgatAACTCAGTCGAAACTAATTAAATTTGACCcagcttttattttaaaaaaggcaaaacgcATGTTTGGCACACGCATCAGATGCAGAAGAGGCGCCAGAGAGGCGCATAACCCAGCTTAAGTTACCCCACCGATAGACAGCTCTTTACGCACGCTTTTCATCTTTGCAAGTTTACGTttgttaaaaagaagaaaaaaaaaaaaaaaatttatatacgTCTGCGCAACACATGTAGTGTGTGCAAAGTCCACTGCGCACATATCACCATATGAGTGAAAAAGAATTGGCCGCTCTGTCCCCAATCGCGCGTTCATACCAGTACCTATGAGGCGGGGAGTGGACCGATATTCGCGTCAAATGTTGTCCCTAACTGTCTGTCTTTATGACTTTTTTCAATTCAGAGCGCCCACACTTCAACAACTAAAACAAACGCAAAACAAACGTAAAATTGAACAAAtgaacacacaaaaaaaaaaaaaggcaagtTGCTACTGCGCCGGTGTGTGCCaatacatgtgcatacgaaTGTGCAACGCGGCGACTGCAAATGAGGG contains:
- a CDS encoding hypothetical protein, conserved (encoded by transcript PVX_100515A), coding for MNIKWLPNISLLNYKKKNGKQKFVRSRKRFRTITWKYTKTIGPFASFIYIFNQSIGSGLFDIPSLIDEVGWIPVIFGNLFVCSVAVFCSLMILRAMTMIPKNKNFEQRIEYSAVIKYFMSNKKYKFVSFLYHLGNLCNNICGILVISKIVDIFIIKLFGSTILFQVYPQIKVSKCSLSLLDTMYNGYYYSSTGHYETVVIGGVTIGYIINAIICIHLSSKGLEETINYQYVVFMIFMTSFLYLSVSSTIYLLSQNYVDQNGTLSKVDVHNNLILNRAHLETDLVKNYLKYKDINHVKKNPQLCRADPFFDRCPVKDQFGRNPFSVESGENERVVRSSHVWGNLQREVQREVQRGSLHRRGKTFSCSCLSLNPLYQKKAYIFRNSIFYFTVSSCSYGMNAKKAASLRHFYSVYKIYHSLERSGGGVASWNGAEWRHSKGEERKGADRQRERRKTDEQNNREGGKFSGARYPNGGEEAQKQNKMFFTNLYHMISRIEGIKSYCMGKTFANFIDSYGFVSNIPSWGNEITDDVNVSKAIWLTVILSSIFYFIFGLIFCLNNSFQNINTSVLYLFNFVAVAPKVITGSISMRYDLMNLDICSDNAAFFFGCIAPFLSAWIFSNGIIFSDAFNYTSLICGLFCNFLSPAFAYISACESNKSFYKNPLRKYTIVNRKKTVFSSSSDIRRALGNIIDTFDDEEGEKHAVEDSDERDKKWRGGDNYQLRGRGEEQEEDAELEAEFEAGLDAGAALGYRRSLSLNRYASQRESKFSSISRSSYFKFVSGECLPKSYSKGSTGQDSLSERNSSDFKFANNYDGSGGVHTHGDTAEEQPFRIKGDGTSSSALLGKNGKKKKKKGVMFSDEIEECSSRENFKSKRGCSYGEIGGEEEATLGSDRCTKGSHSNDRDICGETEEMPFLKQSRRTNQRDDTWGSRNSSHEILEDVKMQEVKKEKKVKKKLMFSDEVQLCSEVDEAAEGKRKNSKGVTFAEESKEPAVEDAKHAKREKKAMSVSLNVQLCSEDVDATKKKNSQFGITVNDEAVPEKRGEQRGSLNPASDPENVAPNGNSEGQKTSLFECERGEETESVEPQKGEPEPSAPSTSQNEQQTGQISKKGSADLHDQEVDNPVVKSVNQACPAEVSPHYKINTISNNECVASGGEKAKRCAKDSGEDCEIDPGDQNGTAANHSENEHTPGAEKAKLGEKEEEEKKKKGGNLLCVRFEEHTQEETAATLPENITAKIKNVMQYERNFSDSAINYDARNQMKKLEMKGNEVIRKNRSFEQPEQVFKRQREKLKSHYKCSISNVLGSFANYDDIIIQGMEHLERKEINGENLLKSTSNGFEEENELGPPNGNSSRVGSTNDKSFVEDTLVEEADETLNKENTFSSFEKDDADVIPNVLVHKTCERDGDIGKGRDGSKREPFSEHIQQVQATETGSFDHAAMGGRTYSIHLRKENSKDDEILINNLKDLSTEQGLNKNSLQPGQSLHVSQMGNPTGGHSQKFPFDDAFISKHSNNREANMNMCKINLLINNTSYRDERDALLKHSKSDALAGEKHHKMSALSTEQGENTHNEQNSPPLGEHKEDPHLLSFSFRNNFNKQKCASCEIISLPEHATIPQRKMKTLNYQDSVNEMDTANELHKKNTLFVRQRKKLKSSFHANGDMITGNHKEAIHKEQINEFRKQISKESCILNYYDDEKCTDVAQGEACQMGEEKLDQVVTKKKVAENKAELEIPILHIMKSYEGQAASPDVDVAVKDSVEPKSKGDPRRKTCYKFADISKLMSDIDLGEFDSAEGEMVDGGHHTVVDRNEAMQGEDKADHFSTPANDTNLKSDERVNLSEEKDPSAETEKPDVVKKLERIYSALSTKLHSEDPEMCTSDDHDHTDCVDFRCFKIIDNVSPVKYYYNAFHRSKILDSKKYDHIYSNDYMIDDKTNMDHLCSIFLFGNPLERSEECADGNSGGNGNSNSNSNSNSNGDGKKGVGAGDEQTDATSDAQNERLNQDRGESAATFEDQKEDTSSTSGLYEEKGPLIKRSFSGSLESHSEILKRCIFEKSDLSGGSVLSRRKPNIKFSLNEEIINTEVPKKRKRKINHELNDIFRTNDIVGDARKSSDKIEVMKIRIHVYPALLQKYHVETTYLLLGCLTVFSFVGIITDFLFG
- a CDS encoding hypothetical protein, conserved (encoded by transcript PVX_100520A); this translates as MSFMLQHLNSGWAVDQAIINEEERLVCIRFGHDYDPDCMKMDELLYKVAEDIKNFCVIYLVDITEVPEFNTMYELYDPVSVMFFYRNKHMMIDLGTGNNNKINWPMNNKQEFIDIVETIFRGARKGRGLVISPKDYSTKYKY